The Deinococcus sp. KSM4-11 sequence TGACCCTCTCCTGGCTTCACTGCGAGCGGCAACTGGGAGCAGAATGGCCGAACCGACTTGGGGAATCGGGCCCGGCCCGTCAGCCACTCAGTGAGACTGTGGTCACGGCACCCGGTACAGGCCGGGTTCCTCCCGAGCCACCATCAGGTAGCCCAGGCTGGCCAGGTACCATGCCAGTTCGCGGATGGAGGCCACATCGTCACAGGCCACGCCGCCTGGCAGCCTCGACTGAATCTCAGTCTGCAAGTCGCAGTCACTCAACTCCGTCCCAGTGGGGAGTTCCAGTATGGCCTTCAGGGCCGTGTGTTCGACAATTGGCGCGGCCATCCGCCACTGTTATCGTCCACAACGGACGGGTTTGGGTGAAATGCAGGAAACTAAAGGCCGTAACAGGAGAACGTGAAGGCCCGCTGAACACTGACAGCGGGACATGGAGAATGTGCATGACCAACAAGTTGCCTGTGCCTGCTCAGCACCACGCCACGTGATACCAGGCAAGACTGGCCAGAACCTCTCTTTGCCACTCTGTTTGGTTCCTGTGGGCGCCTTGGCGCCTCGTACTGAGCGGAGACGGTTGTGTTGCCTTAACCGGCGTCACGGCAGGCTTAGGGCAGGGGTGGCCTGAGATTCAGGCCACCCCTGCCGCGACCGTTGACCACGTCTGGAACGCTTGCTTCTGATTGCTTCGTCTGATGGAGGCGGGCACGCTGGTTCGGGTGTGATGGTGGAGATTCTCGATGCTGGCGTGCAGGCAAAGGAAGTCATGGGCTCGTTTCCGCCGCTTGAATCCCTGCTGTTGTCGTTCCTGACGCCGTATTGATCTGATCGGTGAGATTGCAGGGTCACATTGTTGCAGCGCGCCGTGGAGATCACCTGCTGGTGATCGACGTCCGCCAAGTTCCCCAGCTCTCGGATCGCCGGTCCATAACTCCGCAGCTGATCCGTGTGAATGACGCCTGGAACATCGTATTCACCCAGGCACAGGGTCAGGAAGGTTCTGGCCGCCGTGGCATCCCGATGCCGCTGGAGCAGCACATCAAGCACACAGCCGTGCTCGTCCACGGCCCGTCAGAGCCAGTGTCGAATCCCGTCCACCGTCGTGCAGACCTTGTCCAGAGACCAGCGGGAACCCCGGTGGGGTTCCCGCTGCCGAAGGTCATATGCAAACAAGGGGCTGAACTTGATGCACCATTCGCGGAGCGTCTCATGGCCAACCTGACTGCCGCGCTGGTGCGACAATTCTTGAACGTCACGGTCGCTGATCGGGAAGCGGTGGTACATCCAGATCGCGTGCTGGATGACCGTCATTGCGAATCGGTGGCGATAGGGCTTGGCGTCCATCACGGCGGGTCAGCCTCCCCTGAGCTGGTTAAGGCAAAACAACCTTTCACCACGACCACGGGTAAGCGGCTCAGATTCGCGCCCCGCACGGAGATCTAGGAGCGTCTGCTCTGTCAACACTGAAGGTGGTCGATCCTGCCCCAGGTCGATCCTGCCCCAGGTCGCTCCAGCACGACCTTCAGGCCCGCTGTTCCCCGGCCAAGGTGCCCGGCCACTGCAACTGACACCATGCCTTCCAGGATTGCCCCGCCGCCTGTCCACCGGTCGGCAGGGCCGCGCCACCCCGCCACGCCCGGAAGAGCGGCAGGGGGATCGGCACGCTCCACACGACCTTCCTGACCCCCCTGGTACGGTGGAACACCTGCGCCAGCTGCTCGAAAGTGAGGGCCTCCGGGCCATACAGATCCTCCACGCGCCCCGCCACGTCCCCCAGCGTGAGCTCCGCCAGCCGTTGGGCCACCACGTGGCTGTCCACTGGTTGCAGCGCCACGCCACTGGGCACCAGGGTCACCGGCCCGAGGGTCAGCATGCCCAGGATCAGCGCCACCAGCTCGTGGAACTGCGTGGCCCGGAGGATGGTGTGCGGGACGCCACTGTCCACCACCAGCTGCTCCACCGCGAGTTTGTCCCGGCAGTAGGCCGCGCCCGGCATCCGCTCCAGCGAGACGATGCTCATGTACACCAGGTGCGGCACCCGCGCGGCCCTGGCGGCCGTGACCACAGCCCGGCCCATTGCCAGATCGGCCCCGGCCTTCTGGGCGTTGGTGGCGAGGTGCACCACCACGTCGACGCCCTGAACGGCCCGCTCCAGGGCTGCCGGATCCGTGACGTCGCCCTGGAGCCATGTCAGCCCTGGCTGATCCGTCCCGCTCCGCCGGCTGAGGGCGCGCACCGTGGCGCCGGCCTCGAGGAGCAGTGGAATGAGCGCCTGTCCGAGCGTCCCGGCCGCGCCGGTGACGAGGACGGTGGTCGTGGAACTGTTCGGTCTGAACATGGTCATCTCCTCAAGAAAGGGCGGTTCGGGACGACACACCGGGGCGAATGTGGCCGTGTGGGAGCCTCCGCGTGCTGTGGTCGTTGCGGTGGCCCCTTGATCTCCGGCCGGAATCCACGGGTATATGTCATGGGGCGGCCTGCGGGGTCAGCAGCAGGGGTTCGAGT is a genomic window containing:
- a CDS encoding SDR family oxidoreductase, with the translated sequence MFRPNSSTTTVLVTGAAGTLGQALIPLLLEAGATVRALSRRSGTDQPGLTWLQGDVTDPAALERAVQGVDVVVHLATNAQKAGADLAMGRAVVTAARAARVPHLVYMSIVSLERMPGAAYCRDKLAVEQLVVDSGVPHTILRATQFHELVALILGMLTLGPVTLVPSGVALQPVDSHVVAQRLAELTLGDVAGRVEDLYGPEALTFEQLAQVFHRTRGVRKVVWSVPIPLPLFRAWRGGAALPTGGQAAGQSWKAWCQLQWPGTLAGEQRA